One window of the Saccopteryx bilineata isolate mSacBil1 chromosome 2, mSacBil1_pri_phased_curated, whole genome shotgun sequence genome contains the following:
- the LOC136322749 gene encoding olfactory receptor 1J4-like, with protein sequence MGPENQSSLSEFLLLGLPIRPGQQRGFFTLFLGMYLTTVLGNLLIILLIRLDSRLHTPMYFFLSHLAFSDISLSSVTVPKMLTNMQTRQQSISYVGCMAQMYCFILFVCIDNFLLAVMAYDRYVAICHPLRYTTIMREGLCVLLVAGSWIVSCGTALTHTLLLVRLSFCAENTISHFFCDLAALLKLSCSDISLNELIIFTEGGMVLFLPLGVILGSYVYIGIIILRVPSTVKLFKAFSTCGSHLFVVSLYYGTVASIYFFSSSLGSKDIIASVMYTVVTPMLNPFIYSLRNRDIKQALKIFVNRVSF encoded by the coding sequence ATGGGGCCCGAGAACCAGAGCAGCTTGTCTGAGttcctcctcctggggctccccatccggccagggcagcagcgcGGGTTCTTCACCCTGTTCCTGGGCATGTACCTGACCACGGTGCTGGGCAACCTGCTCATCATCCTGCTCATCAGGCTGGACTCCCGCCTGCACAcgcccatgtacttcttcctcagccacttggccttctctgacatttctctgtcATCTGTCACTGTCCCCAAGATGCTCACGAACATGCAGACTCGGCAACAATCCATCTCCTATGTGGGATGCATGGCTCAGATGTATTGTTTCATACTTTTCGTTTGTATAGACAATTTCCTTCTGGCAGTGATGGCATATGATAGGTACGTGGCCATCTGTCACCCTTTACGCTACACCACCATCATGAGGGAGGGGCTGTGTGTGCTGCTGGTGGCTGGCTCCTGGATTGTTTCCTGTGGCACTGCCCTGACACACACCCTCCTCTTGGTCCGACTGTCCTTCTGTGCGGAAAACACCAtcagccacttcttctgtgaCCTTGCTGCACTCTTGAAGCTGAGCTGCTCTGACATCTCCCTCAATGAGTTGATCATCTTCACCGAGGGAGGCATGGTTTTATTCTTGCCTTTGGGTGTTATTTTGGGCTCATATGTTTATATAGGAATCATCATCCTGAGGGTCCCCTCCACTGTGAAACTCTTTAAAGCCTTTTCCACCTGTGGCTCCCATCTCTTTGTGGTGTCCTTATACTACGGGACAGTtgcaagtatatattttttctcctcatCATTGGGTTCAAAGGATATCATTGCTTCGGTCATGTACACAGTAGTTACCCCCATGCTGAACCCCTTCATCTACAGCCTGAGGAACAGAGACATCAAACAGGCCTTGAAAATATTTGTCAATAGGGTTAGTTTTTAA
- the LOC136322160 gene encoding olfactory receptor 1J4-like, protein MGPENQSSVSEFLLLGLPMRPGQQRGFFTLFLGMYLTTVLGNLLIILLIRLDSRLHTPMYFFLSHLAFSDISLSSVTVPKLLTNMWTQQESISYVGCIAQVYFFILFVGLDNFLLAAMAYDRYVAICHPLRYTTVMREGLCVLLVTVSWILSCGSALLNTLLLVRLSFWSSMGPENQSSVSEFLLLGLPMRPGQQRGFFTLFLGMYLTTVLGNLLIILLIRLDSRLHTPMYFFLSHLAFSDISLSSVTVPKMLTNMQTLQKSIPYVGCIAQVYFFILFGGLDNFLLAAMAYDRYVAICHPLHYTTIMREGLCVLLVAVTWILSCVNALLHTLLLIRLSFCADNTIIHFFCDLTALLNLSCSDISLNNLVIFIEGGIFLFLPLGVVLGSYVRIMMIILRVPSTKRLFKAFSTCGSHLFVVSLYYGTLTSVDIFSSSWDSKDIIASVMYTVVTPMLNPFIYSLRNRDIKQAFQTCVNRVNIFKWQSLNPLIAVRSK, encoded by the exons ATGGGGCCTGAGAACCAGAGCAGCGTGTCCGAGttcctcctcctggggctccccaTGCGGCCAGGGCAGCAGCGCGGGTTCTTCACCCTGTTCCTGGGCATGTACCTGACCACGGTGCTGGGCAACCTGCTCATCATCCTGCTCATCAGGCTGGACTCCCGCCTGCACAcgcccatgtacttcttcctcagccacttggccttctctgacatttctctgtcATCCGTCACTGTCCCGAAGTTGCTCACGAACATGTGGACTCAGCAAGAATCCATCTCCTATGTGGGATGCATTGCTCAGGTgtattttttcatactttttgtTGGTCTTGACAATTTCCTTCTGGCAGCAATGGCATATGACAGGTATGTAGCCATCTGTCACCCTCTACGCTACACCACCGTCATGAGGGAGGGGCTGTGTGTGCTGCTTGTGACTGTCTCCTGGATTTTATCCTGTGGCAGTGCCCTGTTAAACACCCTCCTCTTGGTCCGACTCTCCTTCT GGAGCAGCATGGGGCCCGAGAACCAGAGCAGCGTGTCCGAGttcctcctcctggggctccccaTGCGGCCAGGGCAGCAGCGCGGGTTCTTCACCCTGTTCCTGGGCATGTACCTGACCACGGTGCTGGGCAACCTGCTCATCATCCTGCTCATCAGGCTGGACTCCCGCCTGCACAcgcccatgtacttcttcctcagccacttggccttctctgacatttctctgtcATCTGTCACTGTCCCGAAGATGCTCACGAACATGCAGACTCTGCAAAAATCCATCCCCTATGTGGGATGCATTGCTCAGGTgtattttttcatactttttggTGGTCTTGACAATTTCCTTCTGGCAGCGATGGCATATGACAGGTATGTGGCCATCTGTCACCCTCTACACTACACCACCATCATGAGAGAGGGGCTGTGTGTGCTGCTGGTGGCTGTTACCTGGATTTTGTCCTGTGTAAATGCCCTGTTGCACACGCTCCTCTTGATCCGACTGTCCTTCTGTGCCGACAACACCATTATCCACTTCTTCTGTGATCTCACTGCACTCCTTAATCTGAGCTGCTCTGACATCTCCCTCAATAACCTGGTCATATTCATTGAgggaggaatatttttatttctacctttggGTGTTGTTTTGGGCTCATATGTCCGTATAATGATGATCATCCTGAGGGTCCCCTCAACCAAGAGACTCTTTAAAGCCTTTTCCACCTGTGGCTCCCATCTCTTTGTGGTGTCCTTATACTACGGGACACTTACAAGTGTCGATATTTTCTCCTCTTCATGGGATTCTAAAGACATCATTGCTTCGGTCATGTACACAGTAGTTACCCCCATGCTGAATCCCTTCATCTACAGCCTGAGGAACAGAGATATCAAACAGGCCTTTCAAACCTGTGTCAACAGGGTTAACATCTTTAAGTGGCAATCACTAAACCCTCTTATTGCAGTCAGGAGCAAGTGA